CGCGGGGGTGAATGGAGCCATTACCCTCACTTTGTTGTTAATCGCGCCGCTGGGGTTAGCAGCGGTGATCACGAATACCGCCCTCATCACCGCATCGACGCTGGTGGTGGGGATTGCCGCCGATGGGGTGGTGCGTTGGCTGGGCCCGGCTCGTAGTCCGTCGGGGCGATTTTCGGCTCCCTCGGCCCTCGACTCGGTAGACCGATCGCGCCCCCCGTCCAATTAGATGCGATCGCTCTACGTTTCTCAGCAGGGTTGCACGGTGACGCTCACCCAAGAAACCCTGATCGTCGCCACCCAAGGAGCCGTGATCACCACTGTGCCGCTCCCCCTTCTGGAGCAGGTGTTGATTTTTGGCCAGTCCCAAGTGACGACCCAAGCCATCCGCGCCTGTCTGTCGCGAGATATTCCCATCGTCTATCTTTCGCGGTTGGGCTATTGCTATGGCCGCACTCTGGCCCTCCAGCGGGGCTATCGGGCTTTGGCTCGCCAACAACAGGCCTTGACGGAATCGGAGCGGCTCCAGGTGGCGCGGGCGATCGCTCAGGCCAAACTCGCCAACTGTCGCACTCTCCTCCTTCGACAGCAGCGGCGGCGATCGCTGGATTTAGACTTGGCGATTCAAACCCTGGCCTATCTGGCGGATCAGGTGAGTACGGCGACTTCGGCGGCGCAGATTATGGGCTACGAGGGGGCAGCGGCGGGGTCGTATTTTGCGGCGTTTGGGCAATGTCTTCAAGGCTCGGAGTTTGCGTTTCTGGCGCGATCGCGCCGTCCGCCCCGGAACCCG
This DNA window, taken from Spirulina major PCC 6313, encodes the following:
- the csx18 gene encoding CRISPR-associated protein Csx18; translated protein: MRGAVVRNCVVAGVNGAITLTLLLIAPLGLAAVITNTALITASTLVVGIAADGVVRWLGPARSPSGRFSAPSALDSVDRSRPPSN
- the cas1 gene encoding CRISPR-associated endonuclease Cas1; protein product: MRSLYVSQQGCTVTLTQETLIVATQGAVITTVPLPLLEQVLIFGQSQVTTQAIRACLSRDIPIVYLSRLGYCYGRTLALQRGYRALARQQQALTESERLQVARAIAQAKLANCRTLLLRQQRRRSLDLDLAIQTLAYLADQVSTATSAAQIMGYEGAAAGSYFAAFGQCLQGSEFAFLARSRRPPRNPVNALLSFGYMVVWNHLLTLIELQGLDPYAGCLHSGSDRHAALASDLIEEFRAPIVDSLVLQVVNGRMVTSEDFDYRDGGCFLGATGRRTFLRSLLQRMEERLSDGEPRWDLLSRQVRQFKQFVYHPSQGYSPYRIR